The Virgibacillus sp. SK37 region CCAGTATGGCCAACAAGTGCAACCGTTTGGCCTTTCTTAATTTCTAAGGATATATCATGGAGAGCAATTCGTTTTTCATTATAAGCAAATCTTACTTTATCAAACTCAATAGTACCTTCCATTGTTTTAAACCGATGGGCGTTTTCTTTTTCTTTCACATTAGGTTGTTCATCCAAGAATTCAAATATTCTTTCAGATGCAGCCATCGCCATTAACAATTGATTATACATTTGACCCAATCGAGAAATTGGTTCCCAGAACATTCCCAGAAAGAAAGCGAAAGTTACAAATGTACCAATTTCAATACCTCCATTTGCTGGCCCAAGTATTATTAGATGTGCTCCATAAGAAATCAGAATCACCGTACCTAGCGCATTACTCATTTCTACAAATGGGCGAAACATTGCGCTCTTCTTCGTGGCTTCGCGCCAGCTATTAAAGTTATCCCAATTTAAACCATTAAAGAATTCTGCATTTTCTTCCTCTTGGGAAAAGGATTGGGTGATCCTAACTCCTTGTAGTCCTTCATTCAAATGAGAATTCATCCGAGATTGCTGAATACGCACTTGCTGCCAGGATTTTCGAATGTTTCTTCTTAGTTTAGTGGAAATATAGAACATCAGTGGGATAACCACCATAATAGCTATCGCTAGCTTAGGACTTAGTACAAAGAGAATTACAATAATACCTGTTAACATTACTACATCCATTAACAAATTAATTATTCCATTGGTAAATAGTTCTTGTAATGAGTTAATATCATTCATTATTCTCACTAAAATGGATCCTGCTGAGCGTGTATCAAAGAAACGATGTGATAAACGCTGCACATGGGAAAATAAATGATGTCGCAAGTCATAAATAACATTTTGACCTAGTATATTTACCCATTTTATCCGAAATGTATTACCTATATAGCTTAATATATATAAGATAGCTATTCCAATTACCAAGTATGTGAGCATCGTCGTATCACTATTTTTTATCGCTATGTCAATAGCAACCTTACCAATTAGAATCGGGACAATTAACCTGACAGCAGTTGATACCAGCATCGCTATTATAGCCCCAGGTAAGTACGTTTTTGAATAAGGCTTCAAGTAAACAAGCAAGCGCCATAGTTGCTTCCAATTAAAAGGCTTTTCTATTGCTAAATCTACGGTATAATGAAACCTTTTAAGATGTGGGCTTATTTTCTTCTCTTTCGTGCTCATGGAAATATACAACCTCCTTTATATTTAATTAGTCGCCGACATGATTTCTTCCCGATCCTGATATTGGATCTCGTATATTCGCTGATATGTTCCTTTATTATTCACAAGCGTTTCATGAGTCCCTCGTTCGACTATTTCGCCATCTTCTAAGACTATTATTTCATCCGCGTGCTTTAATGAGGAAATACGGTGAGCGATTATGAATGAGGTTCGTTCTTTCATCACCTCTTTTAATGCCTGCTGTATTTTGAATTCTGTTTCCATGTCTACTGCTGAAGTCGCATCATCTAAGATGAGTATACTTGGATTAATACAAATCGCCCTCGCAATAGCAATTCGCTGTTTTTGCCCCCCGGATAATCCCATTCCTCTTTCTCCTAACAAGGTGTCATATCCCTCTGGCATTTCCATAATAAATTCATGTGCTTGAGCACGCTTTGCAGCATCAATAATTTGACTCTCCGAAATACCTGGAGTTCCGTATGCTATATTCTCTCGGATAGTAGTAGAAAATAGAAATGGTTCTTGTAATACAAATCCGATTGCCTTGCGTAATGATTTTAATGTATAATCCGCAACAGGCTTACCATCAACAAGAACTTCACCTTTTTCAGGCTCATAAAATCTAGTGATCAACTGTGTTATACTCGTTTTACCTGCACCAGTTGCTCCAATTAAACCAATAACTTTCCCAGGAGGCGCATCAAATGAGATATTTTTTAATGCCGTATCATCGTTTTCCACATATGTTAAAGATACGTTATTAAATGTCACATGCCCGGTAATCGAAGTATCGATAGCATCTTCTTTCTCTACAATATCTTCCTTTGCTTCCAATATCTCAAGCAACCTTTCTCCAGAAGCTTTCGCTTGCGAGAATTGGTTAATCACAAAACCCAGATTCATTAAGGGACCGAGAATATACCAGACTAAACTAAAAAAGGCTACCAATTCCCCTAAAGCAAGATCTCCAGTAATTACAAGGTACCCTCCAAATGCTAACAGAGCAACTGCACAAATATCTCCAATTAGTTCCATTAACGGAAAGTACTTTGCCCAAATTTTAGCAGTATCCAAATAGTTCTTCCTGTAATTATCATTGTTTGTTGAAAAACGATCTATCTCAAAACTTTCTCTTGACAAAGACTTTACTGTATTCATGCCACTGATATTTTCTTGTACTCGAGTATTAAGCCTTCCAAATGACTTCCTTATTTTTCGAAAAGCAGGATGTACTCGCTTATCAAAGCGGAAAACAACGATCGTTAAGAACGGCATAGCAGCCATCGTCACTAGGGCCAGTGGTATGGAATAATAAAACATAACACTAAGACTGAAAAGAATAAGTAACGTGATACGAATTAATTCTGAAAACCCCATGGACAGAAAAAAACGAAACCCATCTACGTCCGCGGTCAGCCTTGACATAAGGTCTCCTGTTTTTGCATTATCGTAATATTTAAAAGATAAAACTTGCAACTTTTCATAAAGCCTATTCCTAAGTTTATAAACAGATATAATTCCGAATAAATCGCCAAGATATTGATGAAAGTATGTAGCGACCCCTTTTACGGCCATAAGGATAATAAATAAACCAGCTATAATAGGAATTAATTCATATTGGTCTTTTAACACTACATTATCAATCGTTTGCTGCAATATAATTGGGTATACTACAGTAATCGAAGTAACCAGTATTAAAAAAATTAGTGACGTTAAAAAGTACTTCTTAAAAGGCCAATAAAAATTGTTTAAGTTTTTTAAAAGTATCCAAATCAGTTTATTCCTCCTTTGCGAATGTTTCCATAATAACTAATATAACGGTTTCCGAAATAAATTTCCACTGTTTTTATTTAATTTTTTAAATTTTTTTATTTCTATTTAAGGAATAAAAAAACCTTTGCCTGCATAGGCAAAGGTTTTTTCTCGAAAATTTATTTAATCCCTAACACACGGTTAACTCTTTTTCGGAGCATTTTCATACCACCGCCGCCAGCCTGGAAGTGTCTAAGCTTTCCTTCTTCATCAAAAACATAATATGCAGGTACATATTGATTTTCGAATGCATCTGTAAGCTTGTGTTGGTTATCCACAAAGATTGGCTGGGTTATATCATGTTCTTTTGCTACTGCCTTAACGTCATCCAAATCTAAATCTTTTTCGGAGCGTGGCATGTGGACAGCAATCACATTTAACTTATCTTTATATTCATCACGGAATTCATTCACATTTGGCATTGCCTCTTTACACAAACCACAGCTCACTGACCAAAAGTGGATAAGTGTTGGTTTGTTGCCGATTAACTCATTTTTTTTAATCGGATTACTATTAAACCATTCCGTTGCGCCTTCTAATTCGGGCATTTGATCTCTTAACTTCATTTAAAAACCTCCTGCTGATCAGAGTAAAAGAAGCTGGTTGAGATAAAGAGAGTTTCTTTCATTTGTAAGAAATCTTCTTCCCAAACCAGCTCCTTTATCATTTAAAATTTATATGCTTTAACATATAAAGTGTTACATAAACTTAAAGTGTTTCTTGACCAGGCTTCCAGTTTGCAGGGCAAAGTCCACCTGTTTGAAGTGCTTGAAGCACACGTAATGTTTCATCCACATCACGACCAATATTGTTATGGAATACAGTTTGATATTGAAGTTCTCCTTCAGGGTTAATGATGAATAGGCCACGAAGTGCAACCCCTTCATCTTCAATAAGAACGCCATAGTCCTGAGAAACTGCATGGTTTGTGTCAGCAGCTAATGGATATTGAAGCTCACCTAATCCGTTCTCATCACGGGAAGTGTTAATCCATGCTTTGTGTGTATGAATTGTATCAGTGGAAACACCGATTACTTCAGCATCCAAATCTTCAAATTCATCGTATCTATCAGACATTGCAGTAATTTCTGTTGGACATACGAAAGTGAAATCCATTGGATAGAAGAATAGAACAGTCCACTTATCGTTTTTCATATTTTCCTCTAAACTAACTTTACCAAATTCCTTGTTAGGCATAACTGCATCCATTTCAAAACGTGGTGCTTGTTTTCCTACCATTCTTTCTGCCATGAAAAATCCCTCCATTAATAATAACTATTATCAAGTGTTAATTATAAGTAATCTTCTTTATAAGTTCAACTAATAGGCTTCATAATCTGACAAAGTCATACATTTGTCACAACACATAGCCAATCAAGCCTTCATTATTCTCAATTACATCTAACCATTTGTTGTTCCAATCTAGAATAAACTACTTTGCATAAGATCATAATAGTTTGCTCATATGTGGTTAATCAATCAGGTATTTATCCTAGAATGAAAGAAAGGCTTTCCTCTAAGAAAGAAAGCCTTCTCCTTTTACTGAAGCTTGTCATTTACCATTTGTGTTATCGCATCAGCCGTGTGTCCCTGTGCGTTAATAACTGAACCTGCTATACTGGTAGTTGACATGCCCATCACGTCTTTATCTTGACCGGAAATCACACAACAATCACAATATGCTGCATCATCACTATTTCTTAGCGTAATAACTTCATGTCCCATTTCCATCAACGCTTCTTTAACATCCGTTAATGTTTCTTCTACACCTATACGTGCCATTCAATCTCCTCCTATATATGAATATTCATATATAGTTTCTTCATTAATCATAAAGATATTCAGTGACTACAAAGAGAGAGATTGAATCATGGCACTTACAGACTTTACGCCTACTTCTATTGCTCTTTCATCTGGATTAAGCTTAGCATGATGTAACCCATAAGAGGAATCTACGCCAAGCCAAAACATAAATCCAGGAATTTCTTTTAACATATAGCCAAAATCCTCGCCAGTCATTGCTGCATTTGCCTCTTTATAATGAATACCTGATGCTTCCATGGTTTTGTTAAAGATATCTACGTATTTCTTCTGATTGAAAACTTGATAATAGTTAGAGCCATAATCAATTTCAATAGTACAATCAGAGCTTACTTCAAAACCTTTAGCCATATTTTCAATTCTATCCTTAACAATTTGAATTGTTTCTGGATTCAGTGTCCGAATGGTACCTTCCAGCCTAGCTGTTTCAGCAATGGCGTTCTGCACAAAACCACTTTCCATTTTTCCAATGGTTACAACAGCACTTTCCAATGGATTAATTGCTCTGGAAACTATCTGTTGTAATTGCACGACAAAATTGCTTGCAGCGACAGTCATATCATTTGTTAAATGAGGATAGGCGGCATGACCACCCTTCCCTTTAAAATCAATAAATAATTCACTCGTATTAGCAAATAGCAAACCTTGTTTACTGGATACCGTGCCGACTGGCAGTTCTGGAGCTATATGTAACGCAAAAATTACATCCGGCTTCCATTTTAGAAATTCATTGGAATTCATCATCGGTAACGCTCCACCAGGTCCTTCCTCAGCTGGTTGAAAAATAAACAACATGTCATCTTTTATCGGTTGATCTATAATAGTTTGCAATGCTCCCAAAGCAATAGTCATATGAAAATCATGTCCACATGCATGCATCTTACCATCGTGTGTAGAGCTAAATGTAAAGTCTGTTTTCTCCGTAATTGGCAAACCGTCTATATCACATCGGAAGCCAATCATTTTATCAGGTGAGAAACCATTTACTTTTACTAGAATACCTGTTTTCCATCTTTTAACTGTTACATTTTCTGTGGCCATTGCGTCTATTTTATCTAATAAATATCTTTGAGTTTTATTTTCCTGAAACCCTAATTCTGGAATCTGATGAAGGTCTCTTCTTATTTTTTGCAGTTCGGAAAGTTTCATGTTTATAGCCTACTTAATCATCCAGTTTACGAAGTTCTTGTTTAATTTCTGTTTTTGTTTTTGTATTTTCATCTATCTCTTTTAACACTTTTGCTGGTGTTCCTGCAACCAAAGTGTTTGGTGCAACATCTTTTGTAACAATAGCTCCTGCAGCTACAATTGCTCCTTTTCCGATTGTAACCCCTTCAAGTACTACTACATTTGCTCCAATAACTACATCATCTTCAATAACTACAGGCTTGGCAGATGGTGGTTCAATAACTCCTGCCAAAACCGTGCCAGCTCCTATATGGCAGTTCTTTCCAACAGTAGCTCGTCCGCCTAAAACAGCATTCATATCGATCATTGTGCCTTCACCAATAACTGAACCGATATTAATCATGGCCCCCATCATAATAACACAGCCATCTCCGATCTCGACCTGGTCACGGATAACAGCGCCTGGTTCAATACGGGCATTAATTCCTTTTAGATCAAGCAATGGAATAGCAGAGTTTCTTCGGTCATTTTCTACCACATAATCACTAATACTATCTTTATTTTCATCAAGGATTGTAGATATTTCTTTCCACTCACCAAATAACACACCACTTTTACTCTCCACAAAGGCTTGAACGTTTTGACCAAAGTCTATGGCGCCAACGTTTTCTCCCTTTATATGTACCTTTACCGGCGTGCTTTTTTTACTATTAGAAATAAAGCTGATAATTTCATTTGCATCCATCATATTCAAGATTGTTTCCTCCTCGTATTTTAATATGTACTACTTTAGCAAACTAAAAGTAGAGTCGCAATTATTAACCAATCATTGTATTAAATATTAAATTGATAGAAATCCTTGCAAGTTAAAGCAAGGATTTCAAAATTTACTTATTCAAATTTAGAAGTATATATATTTTTCTTTACCTGTTTTAGTATTGCTCTTCGAGTAAGAATACCATCAAAATACCCTTCCTTATCTGCGACACAGACAAAAGGATGATTAATGACAGCATTTAATCCTTCCATCAACGTCGCTTCCTTTGTTAAACAGGGAATATCTTCATTCAATACTTCTTGTACTCGCATTGCAGATAACTTTTCGAATTCAAATCTTTCTAATCCTAAGATTTGATTTAAGATGATCGTTTTACCTATTGTACCTACTAATTTATAAGTGGAGTCCAACACGGGAACAGCCGAATATCCCGATTTAACTAAAACTAATAATGCATGTTCTAACGGATTATTTACTTGGACATGTGCAACTTTTTCTGAAGAAATCATTAAATCTCCTACTAAAACTTCAGTTAATTGCATATTTCTTTGATCTTGTATCATACTCAATTCAAACGCCCCTTTACACACGTAATACCCATTTCGGTATATCCATTTTTTGTCTGTGTAACTCATTCTTAGTTTACCATAGAAGAGATAAAAGTTGAA contains the following coding sequences:
- a CDS encoding ABC transporter ATP-binding protein, with amino-acid sequence MSTKEKKISPHLKRFHYTVDLAIEKPFNWKQLWRLLVYLKPYSKTYLPGAIIAMLVSTAVRLIVPILIGKVAIDIAIKNSDTTMLTYLVIGIAILYILSYIGNTFRIKWVNILGQNVIYDLRHHLFSHVQRLSHRFFDTRSAGSILVRIMNDINSLQELFTNGIINLLMDVVMLTGIIVILFVLSPKLAIAIMVVIPLMFYISTKLRRNIRKSWQQVRIQQSRMNSHLNEGLQGVRITQSFSQEEENAEFFNGLNWDNFNSWREATKKSAMFRPFVEMSNALGTVILISYGAHLIILGPANGGIEIGTFVTFAFFLGMFWEPISRLGQMYNQLLMAMAASERIFEFLDEQPNVKEKENAHRFKTMEGTIEFDKVRFAYNEKRIALHDISLEIKKGQTVALVGHTGSGKSTIANLISRFYDPTQGQVKIDGYDLQDVNVNSLRQKISVVLQDTFIFSGTIMENIRFGQPNASNEDVIEAAKVVGADGFIQRLANGYYTEVEERGNILSAGERQLLSFARALLADPSILILDEATASIDTETEVKIQQALAKLLKGRTAIIIAHRLSTIREADTIFVLENGKILERGSHSDLMKKQGEYFGLVKSQFQMLDAI
- a CDS encoding redoxin domain-containing protein; the protein is MKLRDQMPELEGATEWFNSNPIKKNELIGNKPTLIHFWSVSCGLCKEAMPNVNEFRDEYKDKLNVIAVHMPRSEKDLDLDDVKAVAKEHDITQPIFVDNQHKLTDAFENQYVPAYYVFDEEGKLRHFQAGGGGMKMLRKRVNRVLGIK
- a CDS encoding peroxiredoxin, which produces MAERMVGKQAPRFEMDAVMPNKEFGKVSLEENMKNDKWTVLFFYPMDFTFVCPTEITAMSDRYDEFEDLDAEVIGVSTDTIHTHKAWINTSRDENGLGELQYPLAADTNHAVSQDYGVLIEDEGVALRGLFIINPEGELQYQTVFHNNIGRDVDETLRVLQALQTGGLCPANWKPGQETL
- a CDS encoding YkuS family protein, with amino-acid sequence MARIGVEETLTDVKEALMEMGHEVITLRNSDDAAYCDCCVISGQDKDVMGMSTTSIAGSVINAQGHTADAITQMVNDKLQ
- a CDS encoding N-acetyldiaminopimelate deacetylase, coding for MKLSELQKIRRDLHQIPELGFQENKTQRYLLDKIDAMATENVTVKRWKTGILVKVNGFSPDKMIGFRCDIDGLPITEKTDFTFSSTHDGKMHACGHDFHMTIALGALQTIIDQPIKDDMLFIFQPAEEGPGGALPMMNSNEFLKWKPDVIFALHIAPELPVGTVSSKQGLLFANTSELFIDFKGKGGHAAYPHLTNDMTVAASNFVVQLQQIVSRAINPLESAVVTIGKMESGFVQNAIAETARLEGTIRTLNPETIQIVKDRIENMAKGFEVSSDCTIEIDYGSNYYQVFNQKKYVDIFNKTMEASGIHYKEANAAMTGEDFGYMLKEIPGFMFWLGVDSSYGLHHAKLNPDERAIEVGVKSVSAMIQSLSL
- the dapD gene encoding 2,3,4,5-tetrahydropyridine-2,6-dicarboxylate N-acetyltransferase, coding for MNMMDANEIISFISNSKKSTPVKVHIKGENVGAIDFGQNVQAFVESKSGVLFGEWKEISTILDENKDSISDYVVENDRRNSAIPLLDLKGINARIEPGAVIRDQVEIGDGCVIMMGAMINIGSVIGEGTMIDMNAVLGGRATVGKNCHIGAGTVLAGVIEPPSAKPVVIEDDVVIGANVVVLEGVTIGKGAIVAAGAIVTKDVAPNTLVAGTPAKVLKEIDENTKTKTEIKQELRKLDD
- the cbpB gene encoding cyclic-di-AMP-binding protein CbpB, coding for MSMIQDQRNMQLTEVLVGDLMISSEKVAHVQVNNPLEHALLVLVKSGYSAVPVLDSTYKLVGTIGKTIILNQILGLERFEFEKLSAMRVQEVLNEDIPCLTKEATLMEGLNAVINHPFVCVADKEGYFDGILTRRAILKQVKKNIYTSKFE